In the Streptomyces fradiae ATCC 10745 = DSM 40063 genome, CGCGGCGTACTGCCACTCCGGCGGCACCGGGCACTGGGCGCGCATGAACGGCAGTGTCAGGACGGCCCGCTCGGCCTCCACCAGCAGTGAGGCGGAGAACCGCCTGTCGCTGCCGAGGTCCACGAGGTGCTTGCCGACCGACAGGCCCAGCTGCTCCAGCTGGGCGCGCATCGCCGCCTGACCGGCCTCCGGGCCGCCCGCGCCGTCGCCGAGGGAGTACACCATCAGCAGCGGGTCGCCCGGGTCGTCGGCGGTCGGTTCGCTGCACCACGGGATGACGGTGAGCGTGCCCAGCGGGGAACGCCGGCTGTCCGGGAACACGGCGGTGGAAGAGGTCATGGGCTCGGATCCTAGGGTGTCAAAGCGAGCGACCCGGTGGTTTTCCACCCGTTCGGGTGTTACCCGTTCGGATCGTTTCTCCTTGACGCTCACGAGTCCGGGCTCCCGCGGCGGAACGGTTCGGTGACCGGGTCGTTGGGCCGACGGGGAGGGAAGTCCACCGCCCGCACGACCCGTACGGGAGTCCGCGTCATGACCGCCAGCAGACCGAAGCCGCCGCCCGCCGCCCGCACGCGCGGGCACCTGCCCCGCCGTACCGCCCTGCGGGCCCTGTTCACGGCCGCCGTGGCCGCCCTCACCGGCGGGGCCCTCGCGCGCGTGGCCGCCACCCCGCACGACGCCCCCGGCGTTGCGCCGGGCGGTGCCCGCGCGGGAGGGGGAGCCGATCCGGGCCCGGTCCCCCACACGTCCGGGAGCGGGCCGCACGCGTCGGCCGGGGACCCGCACGGAACCGCCGCCGGACCGGGCGCGGACGGCGGCCCCGCGCGCGTGGTGGGCGCGTTCGCGGAGACGTACCGGGGCCGCCGCATCGAAGGGCGGCCCGTCGCCGCGTCGACCGGTGGCTTCGAGGTGCTGGTGGACGGGCGGCCGCTGCACCTGATGCGCTGCGCCGACGGCGGCTATCTGAGCCTGGTCAACCACTACGAGGCGTATCCGACGGCGCTCGCCGCGACCCGGGCCGCCGTGGACGAGCTGGGCGGTGCGGTGCTGGCCGCGCACGGCCTCGCGCACGGATCGGCCGTGCGGAGCGCCCACGGGGCCGCCGTACAGCTGGAGGGGGGCCGACGTGGCGTACACGCGTAAGGACCAGCGGGACCTGACGAAGGCGGAGCGGCGGCGGTTCGTCGCCGCCGTGCTGGAGCTGAAGCGGAGCGGCCGGTACGACGAGTACGTCCGCACCCACGTCAGGTACTACAACGCCGACGGCGAGACCGGGCTGCGGACCGCCCACATGGCGCCGTCGTTCCTGCCCTGGCACCGGCAGTACCTGCTGGACTTCGAGCGGGACCTGCGGCAGGTCGACCGCACGGTGACCGTGCCGTACTGGGACTGGACGCGGGACCGCGGCCCGGTCGGGCCCCTGTGGGGCGAGGACTTCATGGGCGGCAACGGGCGGCGCGGCGACCACCAGGTGACGACCGGCCCCTTCGCGTACCGCACGGGCGACTGGCCGATCACCGTGGGCGTCACCGAGAACCGCTTCCTCACCCGGGACTTCGGCCACCCCAGGGACCCCGTGCAGCTGCCGACCCGCTCCGAGCTGGCGTGGGCGACGCAGGAGCGGACGTACGACGTGGCGCCCTGGGACTCCACCGGCCGCGGCGGGTTCCGCAACCGCCTGGAGGGCTGGACGGCCGGTACGGGCAGCGCACGGCTGCGCAACCACAACAAGGTGCACCGCTGGGTGGGCGGACTGATGCTGGGCGCCGCGTCGGTCAACGATCCGGTGTTCTGGCTGCACCACGCCTTCGTCGACGCCGTCTGGTCCCGCTGGCAGAGCCGCAACCCGGACGCGCGCTACCTTCCGGCGACGCCGCCGCTGCCCGGCACCCCGCAGTTCGGGCGGGTCGTCTCGCGGGACGAGCCGATGCCGCCGTGGACCGTCACACCGGGGCAGCTGGCCGACCACAGCCGCGTGTACCGGTACGCCTGACGGGTATGCCGGCCGGGCCGCCGTCCTGTCCGGCGACTGCCGGGTGCCGGACAGGACGGCGGCCCCCCGGTCGAGGAACCGGGGGGCCGCCGCGGGTGCCGGACGGGGCTCAGCTGCCGTAGCCGTGCTCGCCGTGGTGGCCCTTGCCGTCCTCGTGGCCCTTGCCGTCCTTGTGCTCCTTGTGGTCCTTGCCGACGTTCGCGCAGGTGTTGCCGAAGGCCGGGTTCAGCACGCCGACGACGTCGATCGTGTTGCCGCACAGGTTGACCGGGACGTTGACCGGGATCTGCAGGATGTTGCCGGAGAGGACACCGGGGGAGTTGGCGGCGACCGCGCCGGCCCCCGCGTCGGCGACGGCCATGCCGGCTCCGCTCAGGGCCGCGGCGCCCGTGCCGACGATGACGACGGCGGCCTTCGCGATGCGAGACATAGAGGTTCTCCTTGTACGTGGAAGCGTGACCGCGGACCAGCGGTCGTCACTCGGCTACAACGCTGTATCTCACGGTCGGTAACGGCACAAACACCCCACTCACACCAAGGGCCCAACGCGCCCCACGCCTCGCACGCGCGCGGGTGCGGGGACCGGAGGCGGGCGGCGTCGGGCCGCGGAGAGGGGCGGAACGGGCAGGGCGGAGCCCGCGGCACCCGGGGCGACGGCACTGGAGGTGCCGGCGCCTGACGGGGCGCCACGGGCGGTGCCGGCGCCTGACGGGGCGCCACGGGCGGTGACCATGCGACAAGCCGACGGGTGTAACGAGCGGCCGGTGCGCGGGTGCCGGTCGGAGGGCCTTCTGCACTCCGCCTTCACCCCGCATGGCGGCGGGGTGCGACTGCGGGGCGGGGTACGGCTGCGGGGTGGGGGTACGGGGCTGCCGTACAGCTGCGGGGCGGGACCGGCACCACCGGTCCCGCCCCGCTCCACGCGCGCGGGTCAGCCGCCGAGCGGCAGGCCGCCCAGCAGCGGCGCGGCCTTCTGGGTGGCACCGAGGCCGGTGCCCGCGACCTTGCCGACCAGCTTGTTGTCGGTGAGCTCGCCGACGCGGTCGGCGGGGACCGCCTCGGGCAGACCCCGCTGGCCCAGGGTGTCGACCGCTCCGTTCAGGCTGGAGGGGGTGAGGGGGTTGGCGGCGAAGGCCGGTGCCGCCACGCCCATCGCCATCACAGAGCCGGCGAGGACCGCGGCAACCTTCGTGGGCTTCATCGGGGGAGTCCTTCCTGGAAAGGGCGGTGTGCGGAGCGACGCACGCGTGGGCGGGCGGTCGCCGGTCGCCGGGACGTGCGTCTGCCCTCTGTAACGAGCCGGGCCCGCCCCGGAAACCCCGTCCCGGCCGAAATCCCACCGACGCACACGGACGGGGCGCCATGGTCCGGTCAGCGGACTGTCGTTGCATCCGCCGGTCAGTCGATCGAGTGATCCGTTGATCCGTTGATCCGTTGGCTCGTCGGTCCGTTGATGTGCTGATGCGGTGGCTGTAAGCCTGATGGTCCGTGCCTCGGGTCCGGGGGCGGGCGGCTTCCTCGGGCGTGTGCGGGCACGCGGCGGCGCCCGGTGTGCGGGCACACGACGGCGCCGCCCCGGCTGGAGGCCGGGACGGCGCCGTCGTGTGGGGGAACCGGGTGGCGCGTCAGTCGTTGATGCAGACGTTGCCGAAGGCCGGGTTCAGCAGGCCGATGATGTCGATGGTGTTGCCGCACAGGTTGACCGGGATGTGGACCGGGACCTGGAGGACGTTGCCGGAGAGGACGCCCGGGGAGCCCACGGCCGCGCCGTGCGCACCGGCGTCGGCGTTCGCGACGCCGGCGGCGCCGGCCACGGAAGCGGCGACGGCGGAGGTCAGTACGGCAGCCTTCGCGATTCGGGACATGGTGGAGCACTCCTAGGTGTCAGGTGGGGCATGGCGGCCGACGAGGCCGACTGCATCAAGAACGCGTGAGCCGTGCGCGGGTTGCGCCACCGAACGGGTGAACCGTCTGGCGTCGTGACGCCAACTGCCCTCGTGGCGAGCGCTGGTGGGACCGCCTCGCCCGCGACCCACCGGCACGTGCCACCGGCGCCGGCCGCCTCCGTGTGCCGCGCCACGTGCCACTGCCATGCGCGACGGATGTCCGTCATGCTTCGCATTTGACTTATCTGGTTATAACGTGCGTGCTGTTGTGCCGGTTTACCCCGGTTTGGTGGGAGCCGTTTCCTTACTCCTCACAGCGGAGAACCCCTATGCGGATTCCAGTGGTTCCAGCCGTGCGGCGCGGGCTGGTCTGCGCCCTCTCCTTCGCCGCCCTGTCGGCCGTGCTCCCCGCCTCCGCCGCGCCCCGCGCGCAGGAACGGCCGCGCATCGCGTTCACCGAGCGCTACCACGTCGTCCAGCAGGGCGGGCTGGCCCGTGCCGCCAACTCGGCGGTCACCTGCCGTGCGGCCTCCTCGCCGCGCGACAGCGCCGCCGCCCCGCGCTGCTCCTCCGCCCGGAGCGGGAAGCCGGCCGCGGCCAACCACCAGTACGACATGTTCTACACGGACGTCGACGACGACCCGAACACGTTCAACTCCAGCCGTGCCGAGCTGGTCCTCCCCAAGGGCGCCAAGGTCACCTACGCCCGGCTCTACTGGGGCGGCAACCTCCGCGTCGGCGAGCAGAAGCCGCCCAAGGACAACGGCCGCGTCCTCATCGCCGAACCGGGCGGCGCCTACAAGGAGGTGCTCGCCGACTCCGTCATCGGCCACCGCACCGCGAACGGCGCCGACGCCTTCCAGGCCACCGCCGACGTCACCCGGCTCGTCGCGGGCAGCGGACCGGGCCTCTACACCGTCGCACAGGTCAACGTCGCCATGGGGCGGACCGCCGTCGGCGCCTGGGGCGGGTGGACGCTCGTCGCGGCGTACGCGCGACCTGGGTCGCCGCTGCGCCACCTCTCCGTGTGGGACGGCTTCGAGACGCTCGCCGAGGGACGCCGCTCGGTCCGCTGGCCGCTCGGCACGATGCGGGTGCCGGTCGGGGGCGCGGGACGGCTCGGCCTCGTCACGTACGACGGGGACCGGGGCATCGACGGGGACACCCTCGCCTTCGAGGCGCACCCCGGCCGCGCGGTCGCGCTGGCCGGCACGGCGAAGGGCGGCGACGTCTTCGACTCCACCGTCGCGGACGGCGGCGCGGCCCGTATCCGCCGCGAACCGGCCCACCACAACACCCTGGGCTACGACTCCGACTTCGTCGACCTCTCCCCGGCCCTGGTGCACGGCGCGAGCGACACCGCCGTACGCATCGGCGCGGCCCGCGACTACCTGTGGCTCGGCGCGCTGTTCGTCGAGGCCGACGCACGCCGCTGAGCGGCGCCCCGCCCGCGCCACCGCCACCCCGCACCGCTTCGTCAGAAAGGGGCACGCGTGCGTCCTCCCCTCACCGCACTGCACGTCGTCCAGCCGGG is a window encoding:
- a CDS encoding chaplin, whose translation is MSRIAKAAVLTSAVAASVAGAAGVANADAGAHGAAVGSPGVLSGNVLQVPVHIPVNLCGNTIDIIGLLNPAFGNVCIND
- a CDS encoding DUF5949 family protein is translated as MTSSTAVFPDSRRSPLGTLTVIPWCSEPTADDPGDPLLMVYSLGDGAGGPEAGQAAMRAQLEQLGLSVGKHLVDLGSDRRFSASLLVEAERAVLTLPFMRAQCPVPPEWQYAAYAKGQAYLILAVRPWPQAVPGRAVPPEELRAFVSGEGFLEGSAHCLLPVLRVRT
- a CDS encoding chaplin — its product is MSRIAKAAVVIVGTGAAALSGAGMAVADAGAGAVAANSPGVLSGNILQIPVNVPVNLCGNTIDVVGVLNPAFGNTCANVGKDHKEHKDGKGHEDGKGHHGEHGYGS
- a CDS encoding tyrosinase family oxidase copper chaperone yields the protein MTASRPKPPPAARTRGHLPRRTALRALFTAAVAALTGGALARVAATPHDAPGVAPGGARAGGGADPGPVPHTSGSGPHASAGDPHGTAAGPGADGGPARVVGAFAETYRGRRIEGRPVAASTGGFEVLVDGRPLHLMRCADGGYLSLVNHYEAYPTALAATRAAVDELGGAVLAAHGLAHGSAVRSAHGAAVQLEGGRRGVHA
- a CDS encoding tyrosinase family protein, with product MAYTRKDQRDLTKAERRRFVAAVLELKRSGRYDEYVRTHVRYYNADGETGLRTAHMAPSFLPWHRQYLLDFERDLRQVDRTVTVPYWDWTRDRGPVGPLWGEDFMGGNGRRGDHQVTTGPFAYRTGDWPITVGVTENRFLTRDFGHPRDPVQLPTRSELAWATQERTYDVAPWDSTGRGGFRNRLEGWTAGTGSARLRNHNKVHRWVGGLMLGAASVNDPVFWLHHAFVDAVWSRWQSRNPDARYLPATPPLPGTPQFGRVVSRDEPMPPWTVTPGQLADHSRVYRYA